TCCGGCAATACCGCGCCTATGCATGGTTGCATGCATGTATCAGCTTTCCAAAAAAAATAGTGGTCTTGCCGGTAACAGCAAAAACCTTACACTATGTTACATAGCCGGATCATTTGTGTGATATTATTTTTATAAATGGTTTTGGGGTAAAAATGCTGATTCGTATTACCTGCGACCTACCGGAATACCGGCACATCACAACTTCTGGGGTGTCAATAAAATAAAAATACAGGATCGATATTTCGGAAAATTCAGTTTGTGCTTCTTGCTTTTAATTGAGGTTACTTCACACTAACTGGAAGTAAATTAATTTAATTATCTGAGATTATCAACAGCTTTAAAATATTTTGTTTGATAACAAAGTACGTCCGTTTTCATGGTACTTATTTCTTCCATATATTATTGAGCGGCGTAGCATCCATATACAGGTTGCCATCCAGCTTAATAGTGGCTACCTGCCGGGATACGGGCACGGTAAGCGTCACCTGCCGCGCATTATTTTTCCACACAGCAGGCGTATGATGTACACTTTCCCTTGTACTATCCGTATAAGTGAGCACCACATCAAAAGGAATGGCGAAACCGCCTGTGTTTTTCACTACTATCTGTGCTTTGCTGCCTTTGAGTTGCACATTTACCAGCGCCAGATCTATATAATAATTGCTGAAGAACCAGTTATTCCAGTACCAATCCAGGTTTTGTTTCGCAGCGGTATTAAAGGAATAGAAAAAGTCCCAGGGGATAGGATGTTTGCCATGCCAGTTGTTCATATATACATGCAGGCATTTTCTGAAAAGCGCATCACCCAGCAAGTCTTTCAACCCAAGATAAGCCAATGAAGGTTTGCCATAGGCGTTGGAACTGTAGCCCATGCCACTCACCTGGTTGGACATGCTGATGATAGGCTGGTCCTCTTCTGCGGAAGGGTCATTGATATACTTGTTCACCCGGAATTGCTGATAAAAGGTATCTGCGGCTGCTTTCCCTTTTTCGGCAATACCCACCAGGTATTCAAAAGTGGTAGCCCAGCCTTCATCCATAAAAGCATAACGGCTTTCGTTGGTACCCATATAAAAAGGAAAATAAGTATGTGCTATTTCATGATCCTGCAACAGCTGCGCAAAACTCAGGTCATCTCCTACCGTTCCATCGTTCACCATCATTGGAAATTCCATATCCGCATAACCCTGAAAGGCGGTCATTACCGGAAAAGGATATGCTACCCCCGGCCATTGGAGGGAAAACCAGTTCAACGCATTTCTTGAAAAATCCACGGAATGATGAAAGTCGACCGCCGTATCATTATAGGCAGCCTGTACACTGGCCCTGCGACTGGTGGTGCTGTCTACCATCACGCTGGAAGCGTCCCATACATAATGATCACTCAGCCCGTAGGTCACATCTGCAATATGTGTAGCTGCAAACTTCCAGGTATTCCATTCCTGTTGCTTTGTAACTTTCTGTTGCTGCATCTCTTCTTTTGTAGCAATATGCACAAGTGTATCTGCTGTATAAGAATTTTTCAGGCGGGCAGCAATGGAAGGCTGCAATACTGCTGCAGCGTTTAATAAAGTGCCGGTTCCCCACACCACATAATTCTTTGGTACTTTCACCGCGACGGTATAGTCATTAAAGTCACTGTAAAATTCCACCCTGCCGGTATGTTCAATTTCATCCCAGCCATTGTAATCATCATACACAGATATACGCGGATAACAATACGCCAGGAAAAAGGTAGTGCTGTCGATCATCCCTTCCCTTCCGCTGAGTACAGACATATCATAATGCCAGCTGATCTGTAGCTGCATACTGTCTTTAGACAACAATGGTTCCGGCAGTTTTATATTGGCTACGGTGCCGGTGTTGTTATCAAAGGCTACTGTTTTCCCATTGATGAGCAGGGTATCGATCGTTACCCCATCTGTCAGAAAATCTTTGCTCATATAACCGGAACGGGGCGACTGTGGTTTATGCACGTTGCAGATCAGCCTGAGAATGATATTCCGCAGCACATCGGGGCTATTGTTGGTATAAGTAATTGATTCCACGCCATCGATCCTCCTGGAAGGCGGGTTAGCAGTGATTTGTATATCATAACGTCCTTTGTTCTGCCAATAATTTTTCCCAGGCATCCCGTTTTTGTCGCGCGTTGCTTTGTCGTATGCCTGCACAATATTGCGGGGCATGTACAATTGCTGGGCCGCGGTTGTTCCGGTAACCAGACAAAACAGGATCAGACAGTAAAAAAAGTTCCTCATGATATTTTTATTAACCGCGATAAAAGTAGGGAAAATATCCTTTTTGTACTGCTCACTTAGCTATTACAGGCATAATGATTGTAGCATTTCCTATAAAACTGTATCATGCATGACTTCCATATCAACTACAACAACCGTCAGATTACGGTTACCCCGCAAGGGCCTGATTCCTTCCTGGTACGGCTGCCTGACAGGAATATAGAGCTGGAACTGAGAGAAGATAATGAAGGAGCCGATCACTGGTTTGAAAAGGGGAGCGATAACGAAACCGCCGAAACAGCGGCCTTGGGTGTGGCCATAGAAATGGTGCTTGATAAAGAGTCGCCGTTGGATAATTAGCAGAAAGGGAGATATCAAACAGGGCTGGCTTAATGGCCGGCCCTGTTCACTTTTAAGACAGGTTGTAAAAACGTGCGCAGTTTGATCCCCACAATTTTTCTTTGTCTGCAACAGGTAGGTGCGATGTACACTGCTCCAATATTTCCACCACCTGCGCATAGGATGCCCCTACCAGGCATACCGGCCAGTCACTTCCAAACATAACACGGTCGGCCCCAAAGATATCCAGCACAATATTCACATATGCTGTAAAGTCAGATAATTGCCAATGCTGCCAATCTGCTTCTGTTACCAATCCGGCCATTTTGCAACTCACATTATCATATTTTGCAAATGCCCGCAGATCAGTTTCCCACGCTCCTATCAGCTGATCTTTGATGAGCGGTTTTGCTAAATGATCGATCACAAACCGCTGCCCCGGAAATCTTTTTACAAAGGCTTCTGCATATTGCAGGTGTTTTGGATAGATCAGGATATCGTAGGTGAAATTATATTTTGCCAACAGGGAGATCCCGTGACAAAAATCATCTCTCAACAAAAAATTATCCGCTGGTTCGGCCTGTACTATATGACGGAATCCTTTCAACTTTTTGAACTGTGAAAAATATTGCAAACGCTCCGCTATATTTTCCGCGCAGAAATCAACCCATCCCACTACCCCGTGAATAAAATCATATTGTGCGGCCAGTTCCAGTAAATAATGGGTTTCCTGCTCACTTTGATCTGCCTGCACCGCAACGCAGGCACCTATCCCGTTTTGTATTAATAGCGGCTGCACATCTTCCGGTGAAAAATCATTTTTGATCACCGACATATTATCTGTAATCCAGGCATCTTTCACCGGATGATATTTCCAGAAATGCTGGTGACTATCTATTTTCATCATGACAATAAAATTAAATAACGTACTTATGGCTGACAGGAAGGGCCGATAGGCTCAAATGTTTTGTATCCCAATACAAATTCCTGGTGACCTAACCTTTCCGAACAGGAGCGATCACCGGTAGCAAGCCCCAGGATCTTATGATAGATCTCTTCGCCCACTTCCGCTAAGGATGCTTCGTTGTTAAGGATTTTACCGGCGTTGACATCCATATCATCCTGCATCCGGTGGAATGTTTCGGGATTAGCGCACACTTTTATAACGGGTGAAATAGCCGAACCGACTACCGAACCACGACCCGTTGTAAACAATACACAATGAGCGCCCGAAGCGATCAGTTCTGCAATTTCAGAACTGTCATTAGGATTGGGAAATCCAAAACGGGGATCTCCGTCCGGTACAATATCCATTAAATACAATCCGCGTCGCCGGGGAATATCGCCAGGCTTAATCATGCCTGAAATAGGAGAAGCACCTGTTTTACAATAGGCACCCATTGATTTTTCTTCGAGGGTTGTGAGGCCACCCTCGGCATTCCCCGGCGCGAAGCTACCATGGCCCATGATGGTATAATACTTAGCGGCCTTGTTCACTGATCTTTTTAATGCTATTGCCAGTTCGGGTGTGATGGCCCTGCTGCTCATGATTTCTTCCAATCCGATCATCTCCCCTGTATTTTCAAAAATGGCGGTTCCCCCTTTGGCTACGATGGTATCGAATGCTTTACCTACGGCAGGATTTGAAGTAATACCGCTGGTAGCATCGCTGCCACCGCATACTACGCCTACCACCAATTCGGAAGCATCTATGGGTACCGTTGGCGTTTTGTTTATTTCCTCCAGGGAGGAAGCAACGAATGCGATGCCATCGTCAATTGATTTTTTGGTACCGCCGGTAAGCTGGATACCAATTAATTTTACCGGCCTTCCGCTGGCGGCAATGTTTTCGTACAGGCGTGTACGGTTAAAGCTCTCACAACCCAGCGAAACCAGCAACACCGCACCCACATTGGGATGCGTACACAGTGCATTCATCATCTTATCCGCATATGCATTGGGGTAGCATCCACCAAAACCGATGAGGTGTACCGGCTGATCGCGGAACTGCATGGTAATTTCCCGCGACACATGATGCGCACATTCCACCAGGTATGCCACCACTACAATGTTTCGGATACCTTTGCGTCCATCGTTGCGGAGATAGGCTTTTAAGTTATGCTGATGTAATGAATTCATGATCTAATGTATAAGTGGATATATAATCGCTTTTCATGTTGTGCAAATGAATGTGTGCACCCAATGCAATATCTTCCGTTGCAGAACCAATAGGGACGCCGAATTTGATTATTTTATCTCCCTTCAACAAATCCTTCGCTGCAATTTTATGCCCCAGGCCGAGCGGCTTATCAAATATTATTTTAAGCCCTCCGATATACTGGTCATCACCCGGCAGGATACTGCTGCTGATGACCAGTACATTATCTGCCGGATTAATCTGTATCAATTTATTCATGGCCGTAAAATTTATAACGGTGTAACAATTTCAGGTGTAGCAGCTACCCTTGCTGTTCTGATTTTACTGCCCCATGCAGCAAAATAGCCGATAAACAGGTAAGAAGGCAGGCATACCAGGTAGGCCAGCTGGTGCGATGCCACATCTGCCACATAACCGAATAACAGCGGCAGCAATGCGCCGCCTACAATACCTGTTACGAGAAAAGATGATCCTGTTTTTGTAAACCTCCCCAGATCGGCCAGGGCAAGTGGGAAGATAGCCGGCCACAATAATGCATTGGTAACGCCCAGCACCCCTACCAGGTAAATGGAGATGGCTGGCGGAAACAGTACAATCGACAGCGTGATCACAACACCCAATATTGTACTTAATATCAGTGCCTTGTGCTGACTTAAATACCTGGGAATAAATGATACGCCCACCAGGTAACCTATCACCATCCCGGCAGAAACGTACCAGACATAATGTTGCGGCGATGGCAACTTCAATATGGCCGCATAATCATTGATGGAACCCAGTGCAATGATCTCCACACCTACATCAAAAAATATCGCTACAATACCGAGCAGTAAATGCGGGAATTGAAAGATACTTGTTTTGGAGTTGGCGTATACAGACACGATGGTATCTTCGCTGGTTTCATCTTCACCAATGGCTTTTATTTCCGGCAGCGGAGAGAAAAAAGCAAAGATTCCCATCACAATCAGTAAGCCGGTGATGATATAAAACGGGATAATTACATCGGTCAACCGGATATTGGCGAGGTCCATAAACCTGGCCAGGATCAGCGAAGCGCCGGCAAAGGCCAGTTTATCGGCAATGCCCATCATACAGATACGGCTTGCTGCGCTTTCAGGACTACCCAGGATCGTTACATAAGAATTGATGGCGCCGGTGAGTAAAGTTTGTCCCATTCCCACCACAAACAAAGCGACGAGGAACAGTAAAAAACTTACGATTTGTGCAGCATACCCGATGACAAAAAATCCTGCTGCAATGAGCAGGAAAGCAACTGTAATCCCACCTTTGTAACCTACTTTTTTGATGATGGCGCCCGAAGGAACACCAAAAACAACATAAGCTGAAAAGGTGGCCGTCATGATCAGGT
The Chitinophaga sp. MM2321 DNA segment above includes these coding regions:
- a CDS encoding M1 family metallopeptidase, with the translated sequence MRNFFYCLILFCLVTGTTAAQQLYMPRNIVQAYDKATRDKNGMPGKNYWQNKGRYDIQITANPPSRRIDGVESITYTNNSPDVLRNIILRLICNVHKPQSPRSGYMSKDFLTDGVTIDTLLINGKTVAFDNNTGTVANIKLPEPLLSKDSMQLQISWHYDMSVLSGREGMIDSTTFFLAYCYPRISVYDDYNGWDEIEHTGRVEFYSDFNDYTVAVKVPKNYVVWGTGTLLNAAAVLQPSIAARLKNSYTADTLVHIATKEEMQQQKVTKQQEWNTWKFAATHIADVTYGLSDHYVWDASSVMVDSTTSRRASVQAAYNDTAVDFHHSVDFSRNALNWFSLQWPGVAYPFPVMTAFQGYADMEFPMMVNDGTVGDDLSFAQLLQDHEIAHTYFPFYMGTNESRYAFMDEGWATTFEYLVGIAEKGKAAADTFYQQFRVNKYINDPSAEEDQPIISMSNQVSGMGYSSNAYGKPSLAYLGLKDLLGDALFRKCLHVYMNNWHGKHPIPWDFFYSFNTAAKQNLDWYWNNWFFSNYYIDLALVNVQLKGSKAQIVVKNTGGFAIPFDVVLTYTDSTRESVHHTPAVWKNNARQVTLTVPVSRQVATIKLDGNLYMDATPLNNIWKK
- a CDS encoding amidohydrolase family protein; translation: MMKIDSHQHFWKYHPVKDAWITDNMSVIKNDFSPEDVQPLLIQNGIGACVAVQADQSEQETHYLLELAAQYDFIHGVVGWVDFCAENIAERLQYFSQFKKLKGFRHIVQAEPADNFLLRDDFCHGISLLAKYNFTYDILIYPKHLQYAEAFVKRFPGQRFVIDHLAKPLIKDQLIGAWETDLRAFAKYDNVSCKMAGLVTEADWQHWQLSDFTAYVNIVLDIFGADRVMFGSDWPVCLVGASYAQVVEILEQCTSHLPVADKEKLWGSNCARFYNLS
- a CDS encoding UxaA family hydrolase translates to MNSLHQHNLKAYLRNDGRKGIRNIVVVAYLVECAHHVSREITMQFRDQPVHLIGFGGCYPNAYADKMMNALCTHPNVGAVLLVSLGCESFNRTRLYENIAASGRPVKLIGIQLTGGTKKSIDDGIAFVASSLEEINKTPTVPIDASELVVGVVCGGSDATSGITSNPAVGKAFDTIVAKGGTAIFENTGEMIGLEEIMSSRAITPELAIALKRSVNKAAKYYTIMGHGSFAPGNAEGGLTTLEEKSMGAYCKTGASPISGMIKPGDIPRRRGLYLMDIVPDGDPRFGFPNPNDSSEIAELIASGAHCVLFTTGRGSVVGSAISPVIKVCANPETFHRMQDDMDVNAGKILNNEASLAEVGEEIYHKILGLATGDRSCSERLGHQEFVLGYKTFEPIGPSCQP
- a CDS encoding UxaA family hydrolase gives rise to the protein MNKLIQINPADNVLVISSSILPGDDQYIGGLKIIFDKPLGLGHKIAAKDLLKGDKIIKFGVPIGSATEDIALGAHIHLHNMKSDYISTYTLDHEFITSA
- the gluP gene encoding glucose/galactose MFS transporter; this encodes MNNNRKKLVVPMLIIGTMYAVLGFSIGINAFFIPFVQEAFNISTAMSYLIMTATFSAYVVFGVPSGAIIKKVGYKGGITVAFLLIAAGFFVIGYAAQIVSFLLFLVALFVVGMGQTLLTGAINSYVTILGSPESAASRICMMGIADKLAFAGASLILARFMDLANIRLTDVIIPFYIITGLLIVMGIFAFFSPLPEIKAIGEDETSEDTIVSVYANSKTSIFQFPHLLLGIVAIFFDVGVEIIALGSINDYAAILKLPSPQHYVWYVSAGMVIGYLVGVSFIPRYLSQHKALILSTILGVVITLSIVLFPPAISIYLVGVLGVTNALLWPAIFPLALADLGRFTKTGSSFLVTGIVGGALLPLLFGYVADVASHQLAYLVCLPSYLFIGYFAAWGSKIRTARVAATPEIVTPL